The following are from one region of the Mycolicibacterium diernhoferi genome:
- a CDS encoding helix-turn-helix transcriptional regulator yields MDKKSRQRAVLGEFLRARREAAPRAELGFPAVPRMRTAGLRREEVAVLSGVSATWYTWLEQGRDINPSKQVLDAVGRALRLSPAEHDYVLALGGYTADSAATVDAGPPPPHIQRFLDALAGYPAFAIGPTWTIVAWNRAYAALYPNVETIAAADRNLLALVFLDPAIRELLPDWEIDSQRFLAEFRAEAGPRVGEPSYTALIDRLFAESEHFRAGWQASSIERFASRERRFFNARVGELRLEHHQLTPADAPDIQIVAYLPVPGSGAAERLAELITG; encoded by the coding sequence GTGGACAAGAAGAGTCGCCAGCGCGCGGTGCTGGGGGAGTTCCTGCGGGCCCGGCGCGAGGCCGCCCCGCGCGCCGAACTGGGGTTCCCGGCGGTGCCCCGGATGCGTACGGCCGGGCTGCGCCGGGAGGAGGTCGCGGTGCTGTCCGGGGTGAGTGCCACCTGGTACACCTGGCTGGAGCAGGGCCGCGACATCAATCCTTCCAAACAGGTGCTCGACGCGGTGGGCCGCGCGCTGCGGCTCTCACCCGCCGAACACGACTACGTGCTTGCCCTCGGCGGCTACACCGCGGACTCGGCCGCCACCGTGGACGCCGGACCGCCGCCGCCGCACATCCAGCGGTTCCTCGACGCGCTGGCCGGATATCCGGCGTTCGCCATCGGACCGACCTGGACCATCGTCGCCTGGAATCGGGCGTACGCGGCGCTGTACCCCAACGTCGAGACGATCGCGGCCGCCGACCGCAATCTGCTGGCGCTGGTGTTCCTGGATCCCGCCATCCGGGAGTTGTTGCCGGACTGGGAGATCGACAGCCAGCGGTTCCTGGCGGAGTTCCGGGCCGAGGCCGGGCCGCGGGTGGGCGAGCCGTCCTACACCGCGCTGATCGACCGGCTGTTCGCCGAGAGTGAGCACTTCCGGGCGGGCTGGCAGGCCAGCAGCATCGAGCGGTTCGCCTCTCGGGAGCGCCGGTTCTTCAACGCCCGCGTCGGTGAGTTGCGGCTCGAGCATCATCAGCTGACACCCGCGGATGCACCGGATATCCAGATCGTGGCGTATCTGCCGGTGCCCGGCAGCGGGGCCGCAGAACGATTGGCAGAGTTGATCACTGGATGA
- a CDS encoding YbhB/YbcL family Raf kinase inhibitor-like protein, translated as MSQSPYDNLPQLPTFTLTSESVTDGQPLANDQVSGIMGAGGNDVSPQLSWSGFPEETRSFAVTVYDPDAPTLSGFWHWAVADLPVSVTSLAADAGNGDPLPGGAVTLSNDAGLKRFIGAAPPAGHGPHRYYIAVHALPVESLGLPDGATPAYLGFNLFGQAIARAVIHGTYEQK; from the coding sequence ATGAGCCAGTCACCGTACGACAACCTTCCGCAACTGCCGACGTTCACGCTGACGTCGGAGTCCGTCACCGACGGGCAGCCGTTGGCCAACGACCAGGTCAGCGGGATCATGGGCGCGGGCGGCAACGACGTCTCACCGCAGCTGAGCTGGTCGGGCTTCCCGGAGGAGACCCGCAGCTTCGCGGTGACGGTGTACGACCCGGACGCCCCGACCCTGTCCGGCTTCTGGCACTGGGCGGTCGCGGACCTGCCGGTCAGCGTGACCTCGCTGGCCGCCGACGCCGGTAACGGTGATCCGCTGCCCGGTGGTGCCGTCACGCTCAGCAACGATGCCGGGCTCAAGCGCTTCATCGGCGCGGCCCCGCCGGCCGGACACGGCCCGCACCGCTACTACATCGCGGTGCACGCGCTGCCGGTGGAGAGCCTGGGGCTGCCCGATGGCGCCACCCCCGCCTACCTCGGCTTCAACCTGTTCGGCCAGGCCATCGCCCGCGCGGTCATCCACGGCACCTACGAGCAGAAGTAG
- a CDS encoding M20/M25/M40 family metallo-hydrolase: protein MVTVTVPSASSADEVVDLVSKLIRFDTSNTGDPATTKGEADCAEWVGDRLREVGYTTEYVEAGAPGRGNVFARLAGADPNRGALLIHGHLDVVPAEPADWSVHPFSGAVKDGYVWGRGAVDMKDMVGMMIAVARHFKRHGIVPPRDLVFAFVSDEEHGGTYGAQWLVDNRPDLFHGVTEAIGEVGGFSLTVPRRDGGERRLYLIETAEKGLAWMRLTARGRAGHGSMVHDDNAVTEVAEAVARLGRHEFPLILTDPVAQFLAAISEETGYEFDLDSPDLDGTIAKLGGIARIIGATLRDTANPTMLKAGYKANVIPAVAEAVLDCRVLPGRRAAFEREVDELIGPNVVRTWERDLPSYETSFDGDLVDQMNASLLALDPDARTVPYMMSGGTDAKSFQRLGIRCFGFAPLRLPPDLDFASLFHGVDERVPVDALEFGAKVLEHFLTHC from the coding sequence ATGGTGACTGTGACCGTGCCTTCCGCCAGCTCCGCCGACGAGGTCGTCGACCTCGTCAGCAAGCTGATCCGATTCGACACCTCCAATACAGGTGACCCGGCGACCACCAAGGGCGAGGCCGACTGCGCGGAATGGGTGGGCGACCGACTCCGCGAGGTCGGCTACACCACCGAGTACGTCGAGGCAGGAGCACCCGGGCGAGGCAACGTGTTCGCCCGGCTGGCCGGCGCCGACCCGAACCGCGGCGCGCTGTTGATCCACGGCCACCTCGACGTCGTCCCCGCCGAACCGGCCGACTGGAGCGTGCACCCGTTCTCCGGGGCGGTCAAGGACGGCTACGTGTGGGGCCGCGGCGCGGTCGACATGAAGGACATGGTCGGCATGATGATCGCCGTCGCCCGGCACTTCAAACGCCACGGCATCGTGCCGCCGCGGGATCTGGTGTTCGCGTTCGTCTCCGACGAGGAGCACGGCGGCACCTACGGGGCGCAGTGGCTCGTCGACAACCGGCCGGACCTGTTCCACGGGGTCACCGAGGCCATCGGGGAGGTCGGCGGCTTCTCGCTGACGGTGCCGCGCCGCGACGGCGGTGAGCGCCGCCTCTACCTGATCGAAACCGCCGAGAAGGGCCTGGCCTGGATGCGGCTGACGGCGCGCGGGCGGGCCGGACACGGTTCGATGGTGCACGACGACAACGCGGTCACCGAGGTGGCCGAGGCGGTGGCCCGGCTGGGCCGGCACGAATTCCCGTTGATCCTGACCGATCCGGTCGCCCAGTTCCTCGCCGCCATCTCCGAGGAGACCGGTTACGAGTTCGACCTGGACTCACCGGACCTGGACGGCACCATCGCCAAGCTGGGCGGTATCGCCCGGATCATCGGCGCCACCCTGCGCGACACCGCGAATCCGACCATGCTCAAGGCCGGCTACAAGGCCAACGTCATCCCGGCCGTCGCGGAGGCGGTGCTGGACTGCCGGGTGCTGCCGGGCCGGCGGGCGGCCTTCGAACGGGAGGTCGACGAACTGATCGGCCCGAATGTGGTGCGCACCTGGGAGCGCGACCTGCCGTCGTATGAGACCTCGTTCGACGGTGATCTGGTGGACCAGATGAACGCCTCCCTGCTGGCGCTGGACCCGGACGCCCGCACGGTGCCCTACATGATGTCCGGCGGAACGGACGCGAAGTCGTTCCAGCGGTTGGGAATTCGGTGTTTCGGCTTCGCCCCGTTGCGGCTGCCGCCGGACCTGGATTTCGCCTCGTTGTTCCACGGCGTCGACGAACGGGTACCTGTCGACGCACTAGAGTTCGGGGCCAAGGTCCTCGAACACTTTCTCACCCACTGCTGA